The proteins below are encoded in one region of Sandaracinaceae bacterium:
- a CDS encoding four helix bundle protein yields MLRITEESIVWLRSMKPIWEQVAKHDKNLARQMRDSAASVVGNLAEGEKRVGGHERERFGTAYGSAGETRVWLLSAAALGYVSDEAVEGPADWADKARATMWKLMHRG; encoded by the coding sequence ATGCTCCGGATCACCGAAGAGTCGATCGTTTGGCTGCGCTCGATGAAGCCGATCTGGGAACAGGTCGCGAAGCACGACAAGAACCTCGCTCGGCAGATGCGGGACAGCGCGGCGAGCGTGGTGGGGAACCTGGCCGAAGGCGAGAAGCGGGTCGGCGGACACGAGCGGGAGCGCTTCGGCACGGCCTACGGGTCGGCGGGCGAGACGCGGGTGTGGCTGCTCTCGGCGGCTGCGCTCGGGTACGTGAGTGACGAGGCGGTCGAAGGGCCCGCGGACTGGGCGGACAAGGCGCGCGCGACGATGTGGAAGCTGATGCATCGCGGGTGA